A single Phoenix dactylifera cultivar Barhee BC4 chromosome 1, palm_55x_up_171113_PBpolish2nd_filt_p, whole genome shotgun sequence DNA region contains:
- the LOC120111677 gene encoding uncharacterized protein LOC120111677, whose translation MNYGEFMDSAICSSIRRLHETETMIHIIQDYRDRARRHQRGREEAETKFLASEAEQKVLQAKLGAAEDEVRTLVAELEEEKGAHSLTMSEVRAAEARRTEAESSLAIREQEVGEARIKVRDLEIRLLDVQSLLADREREIKILERKAAYHEAREKEAREQAQDAVKLFRESEEFRDLMEEEGVNGLIQGFKDFRNQLRRLLPDFDLSLLQPGAGVENPEAEAEVEVPTSGGTDQEGLAEEGEIALEVTEATPKATVGASAAEEPTIPEVAGPEPLV comes from the exons ATGAACTACGGCGAGTTCATGGACTCCGCTATTTGCTCTTCCATCCGA CGCCTCCACGAGACCGAGACGATGATTCACATCATCCAGGACTATCGGGACCGGGCCCGAAGGCATCAAAGGGGGCGCGAGGAGGCCGAAACAAAGTTCCTCGCGTCTGAGGCCGAGCAGAAAGTGCTTCAAGCGAAGCTAGGGGCGGCCGAAGACGAGGTTCGGACTCTGGTCGCCGAacttgaagaggagaagggcgcgcactctTTGACTATGTCTGAAGTGCGCGCCGCGGAGGCCCGCCGGACGGAGGCCGAATCGTCGCTCGCTatacgcgagcaggaggtgggggaggctCGAATAAAGGTCCGAGATCTCGAGATCCGTCTACTTGACGTGCAATCTCTGCTCGCGGATCGCGAGAGAGAAATAAAGATtttggagcggaaggccgcctaccacgaggctcgagagaaggaggcccgggagcaggcccaggacgccgtcaagctcttccgcgaatcggaagagtttcgcgacttgatggaagaggaaggcgtcaatggtctcatccagggcttcaaggacttccgcaATCAGTTGCGGCGACTTCTCCCAGATTTCGACCTTAGCCTGCTTCAACCAGGCGCTGGGGTCGAAAACCCAGAAGCGGAGGCGGAGGTAGAGGTTCCAACCTCTGGCGGGACCGACCAGGAGGGTCTAGCTGAAGAAGGCGAGATCGCTCTCGAGGTCACCGAGGCAACTCCCAAAGCCACCGTGGGGGCCTCGGCCGCAGAAGAGCCAACTATTCCTGAAGTCGCCGGGCCTGAGCCCTTGGTGTAG